GCCTTTGGTGAGGGCATCTTCGGCGATGGCTTTGAACAGAGGTTCAATTTTGTCGCCCTTTTCACCTTTGCGCAGTCGGTCTTTAATCTCATTCAGGTTCTTGAGAGCCGGCGGTCGCAGATCGGCGTTGATTTTTTCGACGAGTTTCAGCGTGCCGTCGGCGACTGCCACCGTGTTGGCATTCGACTGCTTATAGACGTCGATCAGCAGTGCGGGTTTGCGGTCGCGCACCATCTTGGTTTGGTCGATCGGTTTACCATTCAGGTCGAGCGGGTCTTCTTCGACCGGCAGGTACAAGAACGCTTTTGATTTTGGGTCTTCAACGCCGTCTGAAACTTTTGCAACCCGCTTCAAGAGCAGCGCGCTGCCGGCGTCGCCCCCGAATGACACCACAGTGTTTTCAATCTGCCTCAGCGTTTCGAAACGGCCGAGAGTTCTAAACGCGATTTCTTTATCGCCGCTTTCTTTTTTACCGACTGGCACGTTCGCACCATAAGAGCGCAGGTTGTTCGCAATCCACGTCATGGTCATTTGGTTTGAGTTGAGCAGAGTGCGGTCGACTTCGACCTGAATTTCACGCTTCTGCCCACCCGAGATGCGCACTGCGCCAACGCTCGGCACCTGCTCGAAGCGGGGTTTAATGCGCTGCTCGACATAGTCGTAAAGTTTCGCCGCAGGCATATCTGCTGCGATCGAAAGACGCACGATCGGCTGGTCGGCCGGGTCGAAGCGCTGAATCAGCGGTTCGTCGATGCCTTCGGGCAGGTCACGGCGCGCACGGCCAAGTTTGTTGCGTACCTGCTGTTCGGCCTCTTTAATATCTTGCCCGAGGTAGAACTCGCACATGACCATCGAAACGCCTTCCATATTGTCAGAGCTGACACGCTTGAGGCCCGAAATCGACGCGACTTCTTCTTCAATCTTCTTCGAGATGAGCGTTTCAATCTCTTCAGGGCCCGCGCCCCGGTAAGTGGTCATGATCGTAATAAAGGGGATATTCACATCGGGAAAAAGATCTACGCCAATGCGTTTCAGTGATATCCACCCAGTGGCGAGCATCAGAATCACGAGACTAGCAATAAAGATCGGGCGCTTGATCGAAAACGCGGCTATGTTCATAAGAAACAAAATAATCACCGGGGCATTTTTTGCCCATAAAAATTAACCAAACGGTTAATTTTTATTCGTAGGGGTAGGTTAAAACCTACCCCTACGAATGATTATATATCAGAAGCTTTCATTAGCCCCGGACTTAAGTCCGGGGGTTCGGGGAAATCGAAAGATTAAATATCTGAAGCGGAGATTTCGGGAGGTTTGGGCAGTGCAAATGGCTTGATGGGCGCCTTGCCCTTCTCGACATAAGTGCCCATGCCTTGCGGCACCTGAACAGTCACCTTTTGCGCCGATACATCCACCTGACCTTCATGGCATGCGAGGCCAGATTCTTTCTCAGAGGCGTTCAGCTCGAACACCGTGCCGCGCACAGCGGCAACCGCTGCCGGGGTTCGCAGCACGAGCTGGCCGCCCGTCTTCTTCATGCTTTCGACCTGCGCCTGCAGGCGACCTTGCTGCAGCGTGAAAATTGTTTCTTTCGCGTTCTTATCGACCTTGTTCACGATGATGTAGCTTTCGGGTTGCAGGCGCAGAATTGTCATGTTGCTGAGCTGCAGGTGAACGTTCGAGAGCGGCCCAGTGCGAACCTGGTCTTCAGAGAAAAGACCAAGCTTGATGAAAACTTCTTTCCAGGTATTTTCTTGCGCGCGTGCAAATTGTGCTTTGCCCGATTTGTAGATCACCACCGCCGAAGGTTTTTTGCCCAGGTCTGCCGGCACCTTCAGTTTCATGCCCGGTTGAATCAGGTTCGGGTTTGCGATCTTGTTATACTTGAGTAGTGCCGGCCACTGGCTCGGGTCTTCGAGGTATTTTTTGGAAATCTTCGAAAGCGTATCGCCCTGTTTGACTTCGATGACCTGCAGTTTCTCAGCGTCTTCGGCGCCAAAAGCCGGGCTGACGCAGAACGCCACCGTTATGATTATTGCAAAACCGAAATTCATAATTTCTCCTTCAAACTTGCGGATTCAGCAAGGTCATGTCACCATCTGCCCAACTGAGACGGATTGTAACGCAATTTTGCGACTGTGTCGGGTAGCATTTTAAGCAGCTTTTTGATTTACAGCGTATAAACTAACCCCACGCGTAAAGGCCCGATGTCTGATTTTTTTCGCCGCATGCCGCCGCTGAAGCAGAATGTTCTGCTGGGGCTTCTCGCCGTGGCCGTCGCGATGCCGATGTACACAGCGACCAATATCGTCTACGGCGACCGGCCGGGCATCAGCCTTGCCACGTTCGTCGATGATGCGGTTCCGTTTTTGCCGTTTTCGATTCTGGGTTATGCGCTCGTGTACGTGTTTATTTTTTTGCCCGTATTCACGATCAGCAACCGGGCCATCTTCACGCGTGTTTTTTATGGCTTCTTGCTGATAAGTTTCATTGCACTGCCCTTCTTCATTTTTTTTCCGGTGCGCGTTCCGCGGCCGGGCGTGCCGACGCAAGAGAGTTTTTTTTACTGGGGTGTTGCGTTCAATTACGTTCTCGACAAACCCGTGAACGCTTTTCCCAGTTTGCACATTGCGAACGCAGTCTTTGCCGCTGCCTGCTGCGTGAAGCTCTCACCGCGTGTTGGGCTGTGGGGCATTATCGCTGCAACGCTGATTACGATTTCGACGCTCACGGTGCGCCAGCATTTCTTGGCGGATTTAGTCGCCGCCACGGCCATCGCGCTGGCTGTCTATTTTGTACTGGTTCATAAGGTTATTCGGCGTGAAATCCAATCGGGCGGTGGTGCTGCTTTGGTTTTTGCGCCGCGCACTGCTTTCTGGGTGCTGTATCTGTATGTGATCTTCTTGGGCATCGCGGGCTTGCTCTTTATGGCGGGACTCCGTTTCGCACCGGTGTTACCGACCAATTGAAATTTCTTGGGTAACTTCACTACCACTCGCGTTAGTGCGCGGCAGTCAAGCTACCCAAGCCTAAACAGCAGATTCTTAATTGACGGATTATCTAAGCCTCGCTCAGCTCGCCAATATGAAAATGCAGCGATCGATTCCAGTACTGATTATATCCTCCCTCATGCTTTTTGCGGCATGCGGTAAAAAGAAAACAGAAACACAGCCGGGCCAGCAGGCGCGCATTGCGTACACGGTATACCAGCTCGGTCTTTACGAAAAGACAGACGCGGCAAAAGCAAGCGAATGGCTCAACCGCGCCGAAATGGTGACCGTGCTCGAAACCGTGAGCGTACCCGATGCGAAAAACCCGGCGAAAAAAGTTGAATGGGCGAAGATCGAGCGCACAACCGGCAAGCAAGGTTTCGTCGATGCAACGCGCCTTGAGAGCAAGGCCTTTGTCGTCACCGGCAATCTCGACATCTTCAACGTGAACCAGGTCTCTGGTAAAAAATTGACCTCAGTGCCGCAGGGCCATGTCGGTTTTGTTGTTGAAGAGCGCGGCGATTGGGCGAAGGTACGCTTCGGCTACAAGGTCTATGAAAAATGGGACCAACCCAAACCAACATTAAAATACGTCGACCAACAATGGGCACAGCTGACGGGTGTGAGCTACGACCCGGTGGCGATCGGCGAAGGGGTTGAATTTGAGGCTGCTGCCCGTAAGTTTTTTGACGCCGATGCGGCCAAAAAGGCGCAGGGTAAAAAAGATCTCGAGACCATCGTGAACGACGGTAAATCGGCTTTCGCAACGCTTGCGAAGAACGTACTGGCGACTGCAATTGAATCTGCACCTGCAGAGGCTGCGCCCGCAGAAGGCGCGGCGGCACCTTAATGGCCGCTCGTAAACAACGCAGCGAGCCGGCTGTCTTCATTGTCAATCCTCAGGCCGGCGGCGGCAAATCTGAAAAGCAGCTGAAACAGTTGCTCGAAGAGATTGCGTCGATTTACGGCAATGCAAAAATTCAATACACCGAGCGCAAAGAGCATGCAACTGAACTCTCGCGCGCGGCGGTTAAGGCAGGCGCAGAGCTTGTCGTCGCCGTCGGCGGCGATGGTACTATCAGTGAAGTTGCCGCTGGCTTTTTCGATGCAAACGGCAAGGCGCTTAAGCCCCTCAAGCAGGCACCGGCACTGGGTATTCTGCCCGCCGGTTCGGGTAGCGACTATGCGAAGACTCTGGGTATTCCGCGGTCGTCGGCGATTGCGCTGCAGATTCTGCAAACCAAGAAGACGCGCACGGTTGATGCGGGCCTCATTGACTTTGTGGGCAACAACGGCAAAAAAACCAAACGCGTCTTTATCAACATCGCCGACGTCGGTATCGGCGGTGAGGTCGTCGAAATTCTCGAGCGCCAGGGAAAAAAAATGGGAGCGTTCTTGTCTTACCAGATAGCCACGCTTCGGGGCCTCATCGGCTACAAGAACAAGAACCTCGAAATCGTGCTCGACAAGAAGCAGAAGTTCGACGGCGAATACAACGGAATCGTCGTCGCGCTAGGCAAATATTTCGGCAGCGGCATGAAGATCGCGCCTGACGCCGAATGCGACGACGGTCTGTTCGACGTGGTGATGCTCGGGCAGATGAGCAAACTCGAGATGGTCGCCAAAATGCAAAAGCTGCGCAAGGGCACACATATTTACGAGAAGAACATCAATGTCTATCGCGCGAAGCATGTGAGTATACGTTCGGCATCGCGCGCGCTGATCGATTCAGACGGCGAAATGCCCGGCGAATGCCCCGCTGAATTTACGATTTTACCGGCAGCGATAAAGGTCGTCGTGCCGCCGACTAACTAGTCGTGGTTCCCCCGACTAACCATCAGTTTCCCGAGAAGGAAACTGTTAGATCATTGGCTTCAAGGGTTTGTTTTTCTCAGGCTTCTTTAGCGGCTTTGTAGTCTCAGGCGCAGGTGCCTTAACCGGTGGTGCGGAAGTTGGTGACGTGTCTGGTGCAGAACCGGGCTGCCCCTTGATTCTGAGTAAGGCCATTAATTCGAGGGTTCGCCGGTCGTGCGCTGCAAGCGATGCCGCAGTCTCGCGCCGGCTTTCG
The sequence above is a segment of the Turneriella parva DSM 21527 genome. Coding sequences within it:
- a CDS encoding phosphatase PAP2 family protein, whose protein sequence is MSDFFRRMPPLKQNVLLGLLAVAVAMPMYTATNIVYGDRPGISLATFVDDAVPFLPFSILGYALVYVFIFLPVFTISNRAIFTRVFYGFLLISFIALPFFIFFPVRVPRPGVPTQESFFYWGVAFNYVLDKPVNAFPSLHIANAVFAAACCVKLSPRVGLWGIIAATLITISTLTVRQHFLADLVAATAIALAVYFVLVHKVIRREIQSGGGAALVFAPRTAFWVLYLYVIFLGIAGLLFMAGLRFAPVLPTN
- a CDS encoding diacylglycerol/lipid kinase family protein; the encoded protein is MAARKQRSEPAVFIVNPQAGGGKSEKQLKQLLEEIASIYGNAKIQYTERKEHATELSRAAVKAGAELVVAVGGDGTISEVAAGFFDANGKALKPLKQAPALGILPAGSGSDYAKTLGIPRSSAIALQILQTKKTRTVDAGLIDFVGNNGKKTKRVFINIADVGIGGEVVEILERQGKKMGAFLSYQIATLRGLIGYKNKNLEIVLDKKQKFDGEYNGIVVALGKYFGSGMKIAPDAECDDGLFDVVMLGQMSKLEMVAKMQKLRKGTHIYEKNINVYRAKHVSIRSASRALIDSDGEMPGECPAEFTILPAAIKVVVPPTN
- a CDS encoding FecR domain-containing protein gives rise to the protein MNFGFAIIITVAFCVSPAFGAEDAEKLQVIEVKQGDTLSKISKKYLEDPSQWPALLKYNKIANPNLIQPGMKLKVPADLGKKPSAVVIYKSGKAQFARAQENTWKEVFIKLGLFSEDQVRTGPLSNVHLQLSNMTILRLQPESYIIVNKVDKNAKETIFTLQQGRLQAQVESMKKTGGQLVLRTPAAVAAVRGTVFELNASEKESGLACHEGQVDVSAQKVTVQVPQGMGTYVEKGKAPIKPFALPKPPEISASDI